In Eriocheir sinensis breed Jianghai 21 unplaced genomic scaffold, ASM2467909v1 Scaffold496, whole genome shotgun sequence, the genomic stretch TTTCTCGTGGAGGCCGGGCTGTGGCGGACTGGCTGAGGGCGCGGCCGGGCGTGGTGTTTGCCGGGCCAGGCAGGAACCCGGGCCGCttctggaggagggagaggagggggctgGGTTACTATatagtgtttattattattattattattattattattattattattattattattattattgttgttgttgttgttgttgttgttgttacctccCCTACCAGCCTATAACCTACTTATCAGTTaacatgagcacacacacacacacacacacacacacacacacacacacacacacacacacacacacacacacacacacacacacacacacacacacttactcagaCCCGCTTCGAGACGCTGTAGGGTGTGGTACATGTCTCCAATCATCACGGTCAAAACTGCCATCATCTCCGACACCTCCACTGGAATGGGCGGGCATGTAGTGGCCTCTGGGGTGGGTTGGGCTGTAGTGGGCGGGGGTGTAGTGGGCGGGGGTGTAGTGGGCGGGGGTGTAGTGGGCGGGGGTGTAGTGGGCGGGGGTGTAGTGGGCGGGGGTGTAGTGGGCGGGGGTGTAGTGGCTGGTGGGATGATTGGGGGCGCCGTGCAAGTGAATGGTTCTGGATAGGGCACTGAGAGGTTAACTCCTTGATAGGGACAGCCAGGTGGTGGTGTGTCGTGTCTCCATCGCGACGCACCGtaacccaccacctccacactcTGTAGGCTGTTAAAGGTGACCCAAGAGCGACACCTCTTCCGACTATCACCAAGGCGTACATAGAAGAACACTTGGTTACTGACGCGAGACACAGCCACCCACAACTCCCACCAGGCGGCTTTGGTGGCGTCGGGGAACATGTCCTCGGGGAACCACGCGGCCACGCTCACCGGTCCTGTGGCGGTGTCGACGAGAGCCAGCACACCCACGCCCATGAAGCCTTCCTCGGGCCACAGGTACACGTCCTTGATAAGTGTACCATAACGCCACCCTGTTTGGTCGGCCGTGATGCGGGCCTCCCCTTCCCCGAGCACTATGGCAGCCTCGGCGCAGCTCTGATTTTGCGAGGCGTCCACTGCCCAGTTCTGCgccatcaccagcagcagcagcagaagggaTCGCAGAGTGTTCCCGCCTGCCAGACGTCTCTTCATggctggacgtgtgtgtgtgggcgtcggCAGAGCGTGAGTTGACGCGACGAACGCCAGCGATGACCTGAAAATTGTTG encodes the following:
- the LOC126992633 gene encoding uncharacterized protein LOC126992633 codes for the protein MKRRLAGGNTLRSLLLLLLVMAQNWAVDASQNQSCAEAAIVLGEGEARITADQTGWRYGTLIKDVYLWPEEGFMGVGVLALVDTATGPVSVAAWFPEDMFPDATKAAWWELWVAVSRVSNQVFFYVRLGDSRKRCRSWVTFNSLQSVEVVGYGASRWRHDTPPPGCPYQGVNLSVPYPEPFTCTAPPIIPPATTPPPTTPPPTTPPPTTPPPTTPPPTTPPPTTPPPTTAQPTPEATTCPPIPVEVSEMMAVLTVMIGDMYHTLQRLEAGLKAARVPAWPGKHHARPRPQPVRHSPASTRN